The bacterium genomic interval AATAAGGAGTGGGGCAGTTCGCGCGATGGACCAGCGGTGTCATTCCGAAGGAGCGTAGCGACTGAGGAATCTGCTGTGGAAAAGCAGATTCCTCGCGCCTCCGGCGCTCGGAATGACAAGAAAGAAATACAAACAAACTGATCCGCTGCCCAAAATAAACCACCGCGATACTGGAGAAAGACGTTCATGACCGCACCGCTTGAAGGACTTCGCGTACTCGATCTCTCCCGCGTCCTCGCGGGGCCTTTCTGCTCCATGATGCTCGGGGACATGGGGGCGGAGGTCATCAAGGTCGAACACCCCGCCGGCGGGGACGAGACCCGCGGCTGGCCGCCCTTCTATGAGGGCGGGGAGAGCAGCTACTTCCAGTCGGTGAACCGGAACAAGAAAAGCCTCACCCTCGATCTGAAATCCGAGGCGGCGCGTGAGATCATCCGCGACCTCGTCGAAAAATCCGACATCCTGATCCAGAACTTCCGCCCCGGCGCCATCGAGCGCCTCGGCTTCGGCCAGGAGACCTGCCGCGAATGGAACCCCCGGCTCATCTACGCCTCGGTCTCGGGCTACGGCCAGGACGGCCCCGGCTTCAACCGGCCCGCCTACGACATCCTCATGCAGGGCGAGGGCGGCCTGATGAGCATCACCGGCGGACCCGATACCGGCCCCTTCAAGACCGGCATCGCCATCGCCGATCTCACCACCGCGCTGTTCGCCATTCAGGGCATCCTCCTCGCCGTCATCGCGCGCGGAAAAACGGGCAAGGGACAATTCATCGACATGGCGATCCAGGACGGGCAGGCCGCCCTGATGAGCCACGCCGCGGGCAACTTCTTCGCCACCGGCACCCCGCCCGGCCGGATGGGAAACCGCCATCCGAGCATCTCCCCCTACCGCGATTTCGCCTGTGCCGACGGCGACATGATCGTCGCGGCGGCGAACGACAGCCTGTGGGACCGCTTCGCCCGCGCCATCGGCCGGGAAGACCTCGCGGACGATCCCAAGTGGAAGCTGAACGCCGACCGGGTGAAGGGCCGCGATGAGATCGAGGGAATCATCGAAAACATCCTGATCGAAAAGCCCCGCGCCGAGTGGGTGCAGCTCATCGCGGCGGCGGGCGTGCCCTGCGGTCCGGTCAAGACCATCGCCGAGGTCTGCGCCGACCCGCAGGTACGCTACCGCGAGATGGTGGTCGAAGTGGCGCACGCCCGCACGGGCACCCTCCGGATGATGGGCATCCCCGTGAAGCTCTCCGAAACCCCCGGCGCGGTCCGCCTGCCGCCGCCGCTGCACGGGGAGCACACCGATGAGATTCTCACCGGCCTTCTGGGAAAGAGCGCGGCGGAGGTCGGGGCCCTGCGGGAGAAAGGGATCATCTGAAAATGACCACTTCATCCGATACGCGCCTCGCGCCTCCATCCGGGGGCGCGCCGGATTACGCCGGCTTCTGGGTGCGCTTTTTCGCCTATTTCATCGACGGCGCGATCTTCGTCGTCCTCGCCCTCATCGCCGGGTTCATCCTCGGCCTCTTTCTGCCCGCGCGCGTCATCGAGGATTCGCCCGAATTCAACGTTCTCTACGCCCTCATCGCCATCATCATCCCCTGGCCCTACATGTGCCTGATGGAAAGCTCATCGAAGCAGGCGACCCTCGGCAAGATGGCGCTCGGGATCATCGTGACCGACCTCGGCGGCAACCGCATCTCCCTGGCGCGGGCCACCGGCCGCTCTTTCGGGAAGGTGGTCTCCGCCCTCATTCTCAACATCGGCTTCCTCATGGCCGGCTTCACCCGGCGGAAGCAGGCGCTCCACGACATCATGGCGGGCTGCCTCGTTGTCTACAAAGCGCCCGACCCGAAGGACGAGGAGCCGGATTCTCCGCCCGCATCGCCGGAGGCTCCCAGCGCCTTCTTCAGTAAAAAGGACTGACCCCGCCCCCCCCCGGCATCCCGGCTTGCCATCCTCCGCGGGGGGGGCTTAGGATGCCTTTTTTCAGGCACCCGGCCAGCTTATCGGCCCTGAGGAGACCCGGCGTGCGGACTGTCACCTACTCCCCCAACTTCACCCTCGCCACCACTACCTGGTGCCTGGATCGGTGCGCCTACTGCAGCTTTAGGCGCGATGAACCGGTCCTGATGTCCATGGAAGAATGCGTGGCGGCCGGGCAGAAAGCCTACGATGAGGGCGCTGTCGAGGCCCTCATCATGACCGGCGAGGGGATCGACCGCCACAAGCGCCTCCGCGATCAGCTGAAAGCCTGGGGCTACGGCTCCTACGCCGAATACACCGCGGAGATCTGCAGGCGCTATCTGGAGATCGGCCTGCTCCCCCACACCAACATCGGCACGCTGGAGGGGTGGGAGCTCGAACTCCTCAAGCCCTACAACGTGAGCATGGGGGTGATGGTCGAAACGACCAGCGAGCGCGCCCATCTGCTCGCCCACAAAGCCGCGCCGACCAAAGCGCCCGCGCTCCGGCTCGCCACGCTGGAAGCGGCGGGGAGGCTCGCCATCCCCTTCACCACCGGCATCCTGATCGGCATCGGCGAGGCCCCCGAAGAGCGCATCGAAGCCCTCGCGGCCATCGCCGATCTGAACCGGCGCTACCGCCACATCCAGGAGGTCATCCTCCAGCCCCTCAACCCGCAGGCGGGCACCGCGATGGCCGGCTGGCCGCGCCCGGCGGACGCGGAGGTGGCCGCCCTCATCCCCGAGATGCGCCGCCTCATGCCGGGGGTGCACATCCAGATCCCGCCCAACCTGATCGGCGACCCGACCGCGCTCCTGAAGGCGGGGGCGGACGACATCGGCGGCATCGCCCCCGAGCCCGACTACATCAACCCCGATCGGCCCTGGCCCGCGCTCGATGCGCTCGAGGAAGCCCTCCGAAAAGAAGACATCGCGCTGCGCCCGAGGATGCCGATCTACGACGAGTACATCGCGGCCGGCTGGTG includes:
- a CDS encoding RDD family protein, with translation MTTSSDTRLAPPSGGAPDYAGFWVRFFAYFIDGAIFVVLALIAGFILGLFLPARVIEDSPEFNVLYALIAIIIPWPYMCLMESSSKQATLGKMALGIIVTDLGGNRISLARATGRSFGKVVSALILNIGFLMAGFTRRKQALHDIMAGCLVVYKAPDPKDEEPDSPPASPEAPSAFFSKKD
- the cofG gene encoding 7,8-didemethyl-8-hydroxy-5-deazariboflavin synthase subunit CofG, translating into MRTVTYSPNFTLATTTWCLDRCAYCSFRRDEPVLMSMEECVAAGQKAYDEGAVEALIMTGEGIDRHKRLRDQLKAWGYGSYAEYTAEICRRYLEIGLLPHTNIGTLEGWELELLKPYNVSMGVMVETTSERAHLLAHKAAPTKAPALRLATLEAAGRLAIPFTTGILIGIGEAPEERIEALAAIADLNRRYRHIQEVILQPLNPQAGTAMAGWPRPADAEVAALIPEMRRLMPGVHIQIPPNLIGDPTALLKAGADDIGGIAPEPDYINPDRPWPALDALEEALRKEDIALRPRMPIYDEYIAAGW
- a CDS encoding CoA transferase, which codes for MTAPLEGLRVLDLSRVLAGPFCSMMLGDMGAEVIKVEHPAGGDETRGWPPFYEGGESSYFQSVNRNKKSLTLDLKSEAAREIIRDLVEKSDILIQNFRPGAIERLGFGQETCREWNPRLIYASVSGYGQDGPGFNRPAYDILMQGEGGLMSITGGPDTGPFKTGIAIADLTTALFAIQGILLAVIARGKTGKGQFIDMAIQDGQAALMSHAAGNFFATGTPPGRMGNRHPSISPYRDFACADGDMIVAAANDSLWDRFARAIGREDLADDPKWKLNADRVKGRDEIEGIIENILIEKPRAEWVQLIAAAGVPCGPVKTIAEVCADPQVRYREMVVEVAHARTGTLRMMGIPVKLSETPGAVRLPPPLHGEHTDEILTGLLGKSAAEVGALREKGII